A region from the Riemerella anatipestifer genome encodes:
- the eptA gene encoding phosphoethanolamine--lipid A transferase EptA codes for MLKSSLKVTHFALLMSVLHLLLFHIPFYTYVVNNIDYTSFNGVLLIASLVVVMVVANFFAFYLFLYLSRFVGKFLLVLFFLINAVSVYFITTYGVIIDESMISNVFNTNYEESSSFFSIKLVLYLVLLGILPSIYIVRTKIIPSTFKQFAKTMAMALLFMVVMAFVNASNWLWVDKNSKQLGGLAMPWSYSVNTALYHIHKYKKNEKEILLPNAKIKDNEKSVVVLVIGESARSQNFSLYGYNKNTNPLLSKTSNVFHFKANSCATYTTAGVKCILEHTNTDDLYEILPNYLYRNDVEVIWRTTNWGEPPLHIANYQNKEALMKDCNKPECDYDEVLVNGLKEQILASKKNKVLVVLHTSTSHGPTYSQKYPSKFEVFKPVCNSVELGKCSQTELVNAYDNTIVYTDYILHNVIENLKELKDYKSTMLFVSDHGESLGEKNLYMHGVPLSIAPKEQYEIPFIVWLSDNSNKKLKPNEVLSQNNVFHSVLNFLGIESPIYTEEMNIFE; via the coding sequence ATGTTAAAAAGTAGTTTAAAAGTAACTCACTTCGCACTTTTGATGAGTGTGTTACATTTGTTATTATTTCACATTCCGTTTTACACTTATGTGGTTAATAATATAGATTATACAAGTTTTAATGGAGTGCTGCTTATTGCAAGTTTAGTGGTGGTAATGGTAGTGGCTAATTTTTTTGCATTCTATTTATTTTTGTATTTATCACGCTTTGTGGGTAAGTTTTTATTAGTGTTATTCTTCCTTATCAATGCGGTTTCAGTCTATTTTATCACTACTTATGGTGTGATTATAGACGAAAGTATGATAAGCAATGTATTTAATACCAATTATGAAGAGTCTAGTAGTTTCTTTTCAATTAAGTTGGTGTTGTATCTAGTTCTGTTAGGCATTTTGCCGAGTATTTATATTGTTAGGACTAAAATTATCCCAAGCACCTTCAAGCAGTTTGCTAAGACGATGGCGATGGCGTTGTTGTTTATGGTGGTGATGGCTTTTGTAAACGCGAGTAATTGGCTTTGGGTGGACAAAAACTCTAAACAGTTAGGTGGTTTGGCAATGCCTTGGTCTTATAGTGTAAACACGGCGTTGTATCACATTCACAAGTATAAAAAGAATGAAAAGGAAATTTTGCTACCGAATGCCAAGATAAAAGACAACGAAAAGTCGGTGGTGGTATTGGTGATAGGAGAATCGGCGAGAAGTCAGAATTTTTCGCTTTATGGCTATAATAAAAATACCAATCCATTATTATCAAAAACGAGCAATGTTTTTCATTTCAAAGCCAACTCGTGTGCTACTTATACCACGGCAGGAGTTAAATGTATTTTAGAACATACCAATACTGATGATTTGTATGAAATACTACCCAACTATTTATATCGTAACGATGTAGAAGTGATTTGGAGAACGACCAATTGGGGCGAACCACCACTACATATTGCAAATTATCAAAACAAAGAAGCTCTGATGAAAGACTGCAACAAGCCCGAATGTGATTATGATGAGGTGCTTGTAAACGGATTAAAGGAGCAAATATTGGCAAGTAAAAAGAATAAAGTGTTGGTGGTATTACATACAAGTACCAGCCACGGACCTACTTATAGTCAAAAATATCCATCAAAATTTGAAGTATTTAAACCTGTTTGCAATAGCGTAGAGTTGGGCAAATGTTCTCAAACAGAATTGGTAAACGCTTACGATAACACGATTGTTTATACAGATTATATCTTACATAATGTTATCGAGAATTTAAAAGAGTTAAAGGATTACAAAAGCACAATGTTATTCGTTTCTGACCACGGCGAATCTTTGGGGGAGAAAAACTTATATATGCACGGAGTACCTTTAAGTATTGCACCTAAAGAGCAGTACGAAATACCGTTTATTGTTTGGCTGTCGGATAATAGCAATAAAAAACTAAAGCCAAATGAGGTATTATCTCAAAACAATGTATTTCACAGTGTGCTTAATTTTTTAGGGATAGAAAGTCCCATCTACACCGAAGAAATGAATATTTTTGAGTAA
- a CDS encoding D-alanine--D-alanine ligase, translating into MSKKNIAVVMGGYSDEYKVSLKSGQLIYDSLDRDLYNVYKVVVLKEGWFYLDENEAKLPIQKGDFSVNLPSGEVLRFDVCFNTIHGIPGENGVLQAYWDAIGQKYTGCDFYQSALTFNKKDTLAVLAKYGIPSAKSFYIKKGEAYNKDEIISELKLPLFVKPNQSGSSLGISKVKEASEFEAALEKAFLEDDEVLVESFLDGMEVSVGVLDYKGETIVLGITEIIPETEFFDYEAKYQGASQEITPARLDETTRLRVEEVAKRAYNSLGMKGFSRSEYIIMDGVPYMLEMNTNPGFSPASILPQQARIYGISIKDLCGNEVEKALAK; encoded by the coding sequence ATGAGCAAAAAAAATATAGCCGTAGTCATGGGCGGATACTCCGATGAGTACAAAGTTTCCCTAAAAAGTGGACAACTAATTTATGATTCTTTAGACCGTGATTTATATAATGTTTATAAAGTGGTGGTTCTTAAAGAAGGTTGGTTTTATTTAGATGAAAATGAGGCTAAACTACCAATACAAAAGGGAGATTTCTCTGTAAATTTACCTAGTGGAGAAGTGTTACGCTTTGATGTTTGTTTTAATACCATTCACGGGATACCGGGGGAAAACGGTGTGTTACAGGCATATTGGGACGCCATAGGTCAAAAATATACAGGGTGTGATTTTTACCAAAGTGCACTTACCTTTAATAAAAAAGATACTTTGGCTGTATTAGCAAAGTATGGTATTCCGTCCGCTAAAAGTTTCTACATAAAAAAAGGAGAGGCTTATAATAAAGATGAAATTATCAGTGAGTTAAAACTGCCTCTATTTGTAAAGCCTAACCAAAGTGGTTCTTCTTTAGGAATTTCTAAGGTAAAAGAGGCTTCGGAGTTTGAAGCAGCTTTAGAAAAAGCGTTTTTGGAAGACGATGAGGTTTTAGTAGAAAGTTTCTTAGACGGTATGGAGGTATCTGTGGGTGTGCTAGATTACAAAGGCGAGACTATTGTTTTAGGCATTACAGAAATTATCCCAGAGACAGAATTTTTTGATTATGAAGCGAAGTATCAAGGAGCGTCTCAAGAGATTACCCCTGCAAGGCTAGATGAGACTACTAGATTAAGAGTAGAGGAGGTTGCAAAAAGAGCTTATAACTCTTTAGGAATGAAAGGTTTCTCTAGAAGTGAATATATTATTATGGACGGTGTGCCTTATATGCTAGAGATGAATACCAACCCTGGGTTTTCACCTGCGAGTATTCTTCCTCAACAAGCGAGAATTTATGGTATCTCTATTAAAGATTTGTGTGGAAACGAGGTAGAAAAAGCTCTAGCAAAATAA
- the coaD gene encoding pantetheine-phosphate adenylyltransferase → MKVAVFPGSFDPITLGHYDIIERASKLFDRLIIAIGQNSQKHYMFPLEKRIEFIEKSVSHFGNVEVDSFEGLTIDYCMEKDAQFILRGLRNPADFEFEKAIAHTNRTLAHKKLETVFLLTSSGKSFISSSIVREIISHGGEYELLVPDAVRV, encoded by the coding sequence ATGAAGGTAGCTGTATTTCCAGGGTCTTTTGACCCTATTACTCTAGGGCATTATGATATTATAGAACGAGCGTCTAAACTTTTTGACCGTCTTATTATTGCTATTGGGCAAAACTCTCAAAAGCATTATATGTTTCCACTTGAGAAAAGGATAGAGTTTATAGAAAAATCGGTGTCTCACTTTGGAAATGTAGAAGTGGACTCATTTGAAGGGCTTACAATAGACTATTGCATGGAGAAAGATGCTCAGTTTATCCTAAGAGGATTGAGAAACCCTGCCGATTTTGAGTTTGAAAAAGCCATCGCACATACAAATAGAACTTTGGCACACAAAAAGTTGGAAACGGTTTTCCTTTTGACTTCTTCAGGTAAGTCATTTATTAGCAGTAGTATTGTGAGAGAAATTATAAGCCACGGTGGTGAGTATGAATTGCTAGTGCCTGATGCTGTAAGAGTATAA
- a CDS encoding trimeric intracellular cation channel family protein yields MHANINFLIEFLGTISFAMSGSFAAMQRRLDPFGILIIAFVTSVGGGTVRDLLLAKPVFWMHDLWICGVIFVTCVISMIFKSIEQNFRVTLFIFDSFGLGLFTIIGIQKGMSSELHPIICITLGTITGCFGGIIRDILLNRIPLIFRKEIYATACILGGATFILLATYTRLSYPVVQIFTILLIVTIRTLAVKYHWQMPKFYVQDK; encoded by the coding sequence ATGCATGCAAATATCAATTTTTTAATAGAATTTCTAGGGACTATATCTTTTGCTATGTCTGGCAGTTTTGCTGCAATGCAAAGAAGATTAGACCCTTTTGGGATTCTTATCATCGCTTTTGTGACTTCTGTAGGAGGTGGTACAGTGAGGGATTTACTTTTAGCTAAACCTGTATTTTGGATGCATGATTTGTGGATATGTGGTGTTATCTTTGTTACCTGTGTTATTTCAATGATTTTTAAATCTATTGAGCAAAATTTTAGGGTAACACTTTTTATATTTGATAGTTTTGGGTTAGGATTATTCACAATTATAGGTATACAGAAAGGTATGAGTTCCGAACTTCACCCTATTATATGCATTACTCTAGGTACTATCACAGGGTGTTTTGGAGGGATTATTAGAGATATTCTACTGAATAGAATTCCGTTGATATTTAGAAAAGAAATCTATGCAACAGCTTGTATATTAGGTGGTGCTACCTTTATACTTTTGGCAACCTATACTCGTTTGTCTTATCCCGTGGTTCAGATTTTTACTATTCTGCTTATTGTAACCATAAGAACTTTAGCGGTTAAATACCATTGGCAGATGCCTAAATTTTATGTTCAAGATAAGTAA
- a CDS encoding alpha/beta fold hydrolase produces MLHHLKIKDYLTTTGYNVGISLSYELFGLPLHTAPIVLINHALTGNSNVAGTKGWWQDLVGAGKTIDTNKLTVICFNIPGNGYNDFFIDNPRDFTTQDVAQLFLLGLEQLKIKQLDYLIGGSIGGAIGWEMLNLNKNLSKVFVPVASDFKTTDWLNAQCLVQKYLLENSEKPLQKARTHAMLCYRTPFSLNKRFKRQKGDDTDLLQSHEWLNFHGESLNERFTLKAYLLMNHLLTTIAVDESSLEEIKTEFHLVAVDSDLFFPAFEIEETYQLLKTNNANAYYHEIKSVHGHDAFLMEYEQMKHIFKSIIKY; encoded by the coding sequence ATGTTGCATCACCTCAAAATTAAAGACTACTTAACAACTACTGGATATAATGTAGGTATCTCGCTTAGCTATGAGCTATTTGGGTTGCCTTTACATACAGCTCCGATCGTACTCATCAATCATGCTCTAACGGGAAACTCTAATGTGGCAGGAACAAAAGGCTGGTGGCAAGATTTGGTAGGAGCAGGAAAAACTATTGATACCAACAAACTCACGGTCATCTGTTTTAATATTCCTGGTAATGGTTATAATGATTTCTTTATTGATAATCCACGAGACTTCACTACTCAAGATGTGGCTCAGCTATTCCTTTTAGGATTGGAACAACTTAAAATTAAACAATTAGACTATCTTATAGGTGGTTCCATTGGTGGTGCTATAGGTTGGGAGATGCTCAATCTTAATAAAAACTTATCTAAAGTATTTGTGCCTGTAGCCTCGGATTTTAAAACAACCGATTGGCTGAATGCCCAATGCTTAGTTCAGAAATACCTCCTAGAAAATAGTGAGAAACCTCTACAAAAAGCGAGAACTCACGCTATGCTTTGCTATAGAACTCCCTTTTCACTCAATAAAAGATTTAAAAGGCAAAAAGGAGACGATACAGACCTACTGCAATCTCACGAATGGCTCAACTTCCACGGAGAAAGCCTTAATGAAAGATTTACTCTAAAGGCTTATCTACTAATGAACCATCTGCTAACCACCATTGCGGTTGATGAGTCTTCGTTAGAAGAAATAAAAACAGAATTCCATTTGGTAGCAGTGGATAGTGATTTATTCTTCCCTGCCTTTGAAATTGAAGAAACCTATCAACTTTTAAAAACCAATAATGCCAATGCCTACTACCACGAAATAAAATCGGTACACGGACACGATGCCTTCCTTATGGAATACGAGCAAATGAAACATATATTCAAATCAATTATTAAATATTAA
- a CDS encoding phosphatase PAP2 family protein, with protein MNTSVIKNQPRVALSYLYLPIVLLLMIVLFLWNKEALSINGYTGIQKEVFLYINHQLGQYPSLMINLTQFGNALVFLSCLSIFIIYAPKLWEALISASLISLLFSSTLKNLFSVPRPAAMFDADTFIIVGEKLTGHSSLPSGHSITVFTILTVLMFSFMPRNLIYKMLWSFFIIIMGLMLVSTRVGVGAHYPLDTIVGGIIGYISGVLGILFSQKYKIWGWIADKKYSPIFMILFTACIIIISKNIFTEGLVVFYLPLVCLAISLFKIGFLYVKK; from the coding sequence ATGAATACAAGTGTTATAAAGAACCAGCCTAGGGTTGCGTTATCATATCTTTATTTGCCAATAGTGTTGTTATTGATGATAGTTTTATTTCTTTGGAATAAAGAGGCACTATCCATCAATGGTTATACAGGAATTCAGAAGGAAGTATTTCTTTATATCAATCATCAGTTGGGGCAATATCCTAGCTTGATGATAAATCTTACACAATTCGGAAATGCGTTGGTATTCTTATCGTGTTTGAGTATTTTTATCATTTATGCTCCGAAACTTTGGGAGGCTTTAATTTCGGCATCACTTATTTCGCTTTTATTTTCAAGTACACTTAAAAACTTATTTTCGGTGCCAAGACCAGCTGCTATGTTTGATGCTGACACTTTTATTATTGTTGGTGAAAAACTTACGGGACACAGTAGTTTGCCGTCGGGACATTCTATTACTGTTTTTACGATACTTACAGTGCTGATGTTCAGTTTTATGCCGAGGAATTTAATTTATAAGATGCTGTGGTCTTTCTTTATTATCATTATGGGTTTAATGCTAGTATCTACAAGGGTAGGCGTGGGAGCTCATTATCCTCTTGACACTATTGTTGGTGGTATTATAGGTTATATTTCAGGAGTTTTGGGAATACTCTTTAGCCAAAAATATAAAATCTGGGGTTGGATAGCTGATAAGAAGTATTCTCCCATCTTTATGATACTATTTACCGCTTGTATCATCATTATTTCAAAAAATATCTTTACCGAAGGCTTAGTGGTGTTTTATCTCCCACTGGTGTGTTTAGCAATATCATTATTTAAAATAGGATTTCTCTATGTTAAAAAGTAG
- a CDS encoding ACT domain-containing protein: MPNQENLNIYPNKAIINFEGKDFLGQIGIDSRIFNALNRANISVGVISQQAIENGISVLVDESNAEDAVQCLKEEFNNEISQGIVSQIYSVDGITVIGLVTPDFNKILTELQRNKIFPLLLNQVASAGRVNIVVATNQAEKTKNIIETELYGKPKAVHLVLFGHGNVGGTLIEQILDSAYDILQRKRIDLKIVAIANSKNIVFNKGGFGSDWRQKVKFANTQNTLEDLFQFVKEHQFENLIAVDNTASKDFVKNYLELAEQGFDLVSSNKIYNTLPIGEYKKLRRTLEKNKKKYLYETNVGAGLPLIDTIKLLHLSGEDITRIKGVFSGSLSYIFNNFSVRGDAFSTIIKEAMEKGFTEPDPREDLSGNDVARKLLILARELDLVNEFEDINIQNLIPENLSDISKEDFISRLNELDDTYQKIKDNQETGYVLRYVGDLHGNLREDKGVLDVKLVSVPAHSALGQLKGSDSIFEIYTESYGENPIVIMGAGAGAKVTARGVFGDILRLSETK, translated from the coding sequence ATGCCTAATCAAGAAAACCTTAACATATATCCAAACAAAGCCATCATCAATTTTGAAGGCAAAGACTTTCTAGGTCAAATAGGGATAGACTCTCGTATATTTAACGCTCTTAATAGAGCCAACATTAGCGTTGGTGTTATCTCTCAACAGGCGATAGAAAACGGCATCTCTGTACTCGTAGATGAAAGCAATGCCGAGGATGCGGTACAATGCCTAAAAGAAGAGTTTAACAACGAAATTAGCCAAGGGATTGTAAGCCAAATTTACAGCGTAGATGGCATTACTGTGATTGGTCTGGTAACGCCTGATTTCAACAAGATACTTACCGAACTCCAGCGTAATAAAATTTTCCCGTTACTTCTTAACCAAGTGGCTTCGGCGGGGCGTGTAAACATTGTAGTAGCGACCAACCAAGCCGAAAAAACCAAAAACATTATAGAAACCGAACTTTATGGCAAACCTAAAGCCGTACATTTGGTATTGTTTGGGCACGGTAATGTGGGTGGTACTTTGATAGAGCAAATCTTAGATTCTGCTTATGATATTTTGCAACGGAAGAGAATAGACCTTAAAATCGTAGCGATAGCCAACTCTAAAAATATTGTGTTTAACAAAGGAGGCTTCGGAAGCGATTGGCGACAAAAGGTTAAGTTTGCCAATACCCAAAATACTTTGGAAGACTTATTTCAATTCGTAAAAGAACATCAGTTTGAAAATCTAATTGCTGTGGATAATACCGCTAGTAAAGACTTTGTAAAAAACTATCTAGAACTAGCGGAACAAGGCTTCGATTTGGTTTCTTCCAACAAAATTTACAACACTCTTCCGATTGGAGAATACAAAAAACTAAGGCGTACCCTAGAGAAAAACAAAAAGAAATACCTCTACGAAACCAATGTAGGAGCAGGGTTACCGTTGATAGACACCATTAAGCTCCTTCATCTTTCTGGCGAAGACATTACACGAATTAAAGGGGTATTTTCGGGGTCGCTTAGCTATATATTTAATAATTTTTCGGTGAGAGGAGATGCCTTTTCTACTATTATTAAAGAAGCGATGGAGAAAGGCTTTACCGAGCCTGACCCAAGAGAAGACCTTTCAGGAAATGATGTCGCGAGAAAACTACTAATCTTAGCACGAGAACTAGACTTAGTAAATGAATTTGAGGACATCAATATCCAAAACCTCATTCCTGAAAACCTTTCTGATATTAGTAAAGAAGATTTTATTTCAAGACTAAATGAGCTAGATGACACCTATCAAAAGATTAAAGACAACCAAGAAACAGGCTATGTTCTGCGTTATGTAGGCGATTTGCATGGCAACCTAAGAGAAGACAAAGGTGTACTTGATGTAAAACTTGTTTCAGTGCCTGCCCATTCTGCGTTAGGACAGCTCAAAGGCTCTGACTCTATCTTTGAAATCTATACCGAAAGCTACGGCGAAAACCCTATCGTTATTATGGGTGCTGGTGCTGGTGCTAAGGTAACTGCCAGAGGTGTCTTTGGTGATATTTTAAGACTAAGTGAAACTAAATAA